The following is a genomic window from Staphylococcus saccharolyticus.
TTTCCTTTTTCTAATTTATATAAAGGCGGTAAAGCTATAAATACACGACCAGCTTGAACCAGAGGTTTCATATATTTAAAGAAGAATGTCAACAACAGTACCTGAATATGAGCTCCATCTGTATCAGCATCAGTCATAATGATAACTCTATTATAGTTACTATCTTCTATTTTGAAATCATTACCCACACCAGCTCCAATAGTATGAATGATAGTATTAATTTCTTCATTCTTAAAAATATCTTCTAATCGAGCTTTTTCTGTATTAATGACTTTACCACGTAAAGGTAGTATTGCTTGGAATTTACGATCTCGCCCAAGCTTTGCAGAACCACCAGCTGAGTCACCCTCAACAAGATAAAGTTCATTCTTATCAGTATTTTTACTTTGAGCTGGCGTTAATTTACCTGAAAGCAGTGTATCTTTACGTTTATTTTTCTTTCCTGAACGCGCATCTTCTCGAGCTTTTCGTGCTACTTCACGTGCTTGTTGAGCTTTAATTGCTTTTTTAACTAATGATTTAGATAACCGCCCTTTTTCTTCTAAGTAATAAGGTAATTTTTCTGAAACCACGGAATCGACAGCACTTCTTGCTTCTGAGGTTCCTAACTTAGATTTTGTTTGACCCTCAAATTGAAGTAATTCTTCAGGAATACGTACTGATATAATTGCAGTTAAACCTTCGCGAATATCATTACCATCTAAATTTTTATCCTTCTCTTTTAATTCATTAATACGACGCGCGTAATCATTAAAAACACGAGTCATAGCAGTTTTAAACCCTACTTCATGTGTACCACCATCTTTAGTTCGTACGTTATTAACAAAACTAAGGATACTTTCGGAATATTGATCGTTATATTGGAAAGCTACGTCTACCTCAATTCTATTAGAAAGTCCTGAAAAAGTAGTTACATCATGTAATACTTCTTTTCCTTCATTCACGTAACTTACAAATTCTTTAATACCTTCTTCGTAATGATAGACTTCTTCACGTTCTTTTCCACTACGTAAATCTGTAAGTGTGATTTTTAGATTTTTTAATAAAAATGCAGATTCTTGTAAACGTTCACTCAAAACATCAAAATTAAATGATGTTGTTGTTTTAAAGGTTTCTAAATCAGGTTTGAAAGTGACTTTCGTACCTGTCTTTTTAGTTTTCCCTTTTTTATTTAAACCTGTAGCTGGCATGCCACCATTTTTAAAACTTTGCGTGTAAATATTCCAGTCTCTATGTATTTCAACCTCAAGCCACTCACTAAGTGCATTAACAACAGATGCACCCACTCCGTGAAGTCCACCAGAAGTCTTATAACCACCTTGACCAAATTTACCTCCTGCATGGAGAACAGTAAAGATAACTTCAACTGTTGGTTTACCAGAAGCATGTATACCCGTTGGCATCCCACGACCATTGTCTTCCACAGATATACTATCATCTTGATTTATAGTTACAGTGATTTCGTCACCATAACCATTTAATACTTCATCGACGGAGTTATCGACAACTTCATATACGAGATGGTGTAATCCACGTTTATCAGTTGATCCTATGTACATCCCAGGTCGTTTTCTAACTGCTTCAAGACCTTCAAGTACCTGAATAGAATCATCTGAATAATTATTTTGTTTATTCATTGCCAATGATTTCGCCCTCCTACAAACGTACGTTCGTTTTTAAAACTATACAATAGTTATTCTTATATAAATTGACTTAAATTGCAAGTATCATTTACACAATCGTATTGTCTTGATAACATTATTTGATTAAAATGAATTAACAATGTTCTAATTAATAATGAATATGGTAAAATAAAGCTAAGTCACTAAAGGATGTGTAAGTTTTTATGATGATTGTCGTCATGTTGATTTTGAGTTATTTAATCGGCGCATTTCCAAGTGGATTAGTTATTGGTAAATTATTTTTAAAAAAAGATATTAGACAATATGGAAGTGGCAATACTGGTGCGACAAATAGCTTTCGTGTTTTAGGGAGGCCGGCTGGTTTCGTCGTAACTTTTTTAGATATTTTTAAGGGATTTATAACAGTCTTTTTCCCATTATGGTTCCCAGTTCATGCTGATGGGGTTGTCAGCACATTTTTCACTCACGGTTTAATCGTAGGGCTGTTTGCAATTTTGGGACATGTTTATCCAATTTACCTTAAATTTAAAGGTGGTAAAGCTGTTGCTACAAGTGCCGGAGTGGTACTAGGAGTTAATCCAATTTTACTCTTAATTTTAGCTATTATCTTTTTTAGTGTGCTAAAGATTTTTAAATATGTTTCTTTATCAAGTATTGTAGCTGCAATTAGTTGTGTCATTGGTTCTATTATAATTCATGACTATATACTACTCGCAGTATGTGGAATAGTATCAATAATTTTAATCATACGACATAAATCCAATATTGTTAGAATCTTCAAAGGCGAAGAACCTAAGATTAAATGGATGTAACTTAAAATGAGGAATACAAATACTAGAATCGGGTAAGATTCTAGTATTTGTTATATAATTTTATAAAACAAGACAATTAATCGAACAATTTCTATTAAAGATTACGCTTTCATGTATTCTGTGCTATAATTCGGCTAACTTTATAAAAAAATGCAATTTTTGATTAAATTGGAGGTAACAGCAATGAATATTGAATTGACACAAGAAGCAGTAGAATGGTTTAAAAATGAGCTGGGTTTACCTAAACAAAATAAAGTACTTCAATTTTTTATTAGATATGGTGGAGAATTTCAATTAAAGCAAGGGTTTAGTCCTGCGATTAATGTAGAGCATAGAAATCGTATAGATATAGGATTTGAAAAAAAACTATTTTGGTTTAGACATAGTTGTTGCAACCAATGATATATGGTATTTCGAAGATGATGAAATAGTAGTGGATATAGTCGACCACGAACACGAAGATGAAATTTTATTTCGCAAAAAGTGAATAAAGATGATGTGTAATAAAAGTAATTGATGTTAAATTACTGTACCATATAAAAACATAAAGAAGTGGGTTACTCTTACTCACTTCTTTTTTACAAGTTTTCAAGGCCTACACATCTTTACCTTCTTTATTTAATCTGTCCGAGCGACCTCAAACCATGTGGCATAATTTCCGTGATAGATAACACCCATTTTATCTGTTTCTTGATACCTTGCTTCAATTTCAGTTAAACTGTAAATCATATTATTGTCCTTCTTTCAGCTCTACTTTTCTCAATCTTAAATTAGCATAACACAAAGAAACCATGCCAACACAATGGTTAGCACGGCAACTATATGTCATTTATAATTCTATTAATATTGAATACTAATTATTGAGCTAATTTATTTCTTAATACCATTTGCAAAATACCACCATAGCGATAGTAATCTAATTCAACAAATGAATCAAATCGCACAATTGCTTTAAAATTAATAACTTCGCCATTTTCTTTTTTAGCTTCAACTGTTACTAAATCATGTGGTTGCACATCTTCAGAAATATATACCGAAATTTCTTCTCTACCATCAAGACCTAGAGAATCTGCTGACTCACATTGTTGGAATTGAAGTGGTAAAACCCCCATCATAACTAAGTTAGATCGATGAATACGCTCATAGCTTTGTGCAATAACTGTTTTAACTCCAAGTAAATTTGTCCCTTTAGCAGCCCAGTCACGTGATGAACCCATACCGTAATCATTACCTGCTAAAATCGCTAATCTAGTGCTATCTTCTTTATATTTCATTGCAGCATCATAGATTGGTATACTTTCTTCAGTTGGCCAATAAGTAGTAAAGCCACCTTCTGTACCTGGAGCAAGTTGGTTTCTGATACGAATATTCGCAAATGTACCACGTACCATTACCTCATGGTTACCACGACGGGAACCGTAAGAGTTGAAATTACGAATAGGTACATCATGATTTAATAAATACTTACCAGCTGGTGTATCCTTACCAATAGCCCCTGCTGGAGAAATATGGTCTGTTGTAACTGAGTCACCAAATTTACCCATAACTCTTAAATCTTTTAATGGTTCTATTGTTGCAGGCTCTTTTGATAAACCTTGGAAGAATGTAGGATTTTGAATATATGTTGAATTCGGATCGAAATCATAAAGTGGTTCATCAGTAACATCGATTTCATTCCACATTTCATTATTATTGTATACATTTTTATACTCTTCTAAGAATAGTTCAGGTGTAACAACTTTATCTACTGTATCTGATACTTCTTGAATTGAAGGCCAAATGTCTTGTAAATAAACATCTTCACCATTTTTTCCTTGACCGATTGGTTCATTTTGTAAATCAATATCTACAGTACCTGATAATGCATATGCTACAACTAACTGTGGCGATGCTAAATAATTAGCTTTAACTAAAGGATGAATACGCCCTTCAAAGTTACGGTTACCAGATAACACTGAAGTAACTAATAAATCCTCATCAGCGACTGCTTTTTCAATTTCAGGTAATAAAGGTCCTGAATTACCAATACATGTCGTACAACCATAACCAACTAAATTGAAGCCCAAGTCATCTAAATATTCTTGTAATCCAGAATCTCTCAAGTACCCAGTAACAACTTTAGAACCTGGTGCTAAAGAAGTTTTAACAAATTCAGGTACTTTAAGTCCTTTTTCGACAGCTTTTTTAGCAACTAAACCAGCCCCCAACATAACATATGGGTTAGATGTGTTCGTACAAGACGTAATAGCAGCAATTGCAATGTCCCCTGTTTTCATTGTTACTGTTGAGTTATTATTAAAATTAATTTCGGCCTTCTTATCAAATTCACTTTTATCTAGACCATGTCCTTGATTTCCTGCAGGAGCAGTAACTGATTTTTCAAATTCTTTTTTCATATCACTTAAGAAGATTAAATCTTGAGGTCGCTTAGGACCTGATAATGAAGCTTCTACAGTGGATAAATCTAAATCAATAACATCAGTATATTCTGGATCTTCTTTTTCAACATCAAAGAACATGTGGTTCTGTTGTAAGTATTCTTTAACTAATTCAATGTGCTCATCTTTACGTCCAGTCAATTTCATGTATTTAAGTGATTCTTCATCTACTGGGAAGAATCCACAAGTTGCGCCATATTCAGGAGCCATGTTTGCAATTGTAGCTCTATCAGCTAATGGTAAATGTTGAACACCTGGACCAAAGAACTCTACAAATTTACCTACTACCCCTTTTTTACGTAATTCTTCAGTCACACGTAGAGCTAAATCAGTTGCAGCGGAACCTTGAGGTAATGCGTTTGTTAATCGCACACCAATAACTTCAGGAATTGGGAAGTAAGAAGGTTGACCTAACATACCAGCTTCAGCTTCAATACCACCAACACCCCAACCTAGAACACCAATACCATTAATCATAGTTGTATGAGAATCAGTACCGACTAATGTATCTGGGAAGGCAGTTTGTTCGCCATCAACATCTCTTACATGAACAACATTGGCTAAATATTCTAAGTTAATTTGATGAACGATACCTGTTGCTGGTGGTACAGCATTATAATTATCAAATGCTTTAGTTGCCCAGTTCAAAAATTGATAGCGTTCATAATTACGTTCAAATTCTAACTTCATGTTTCGCTCTAATGCTTCAGGATTTGCATAACTGTCAACCTGTACAGAGTGATCAATTACTAAATCAACTGGTACTTCAGGATTAATTTTATTAATATCCCCTCCCACATCGTTCATAGCTTTACGTAATGAAGCTAAATCAACAACTGCAGGTACACCCGTGAAATCTTGTAAAATTACTCTCGAAGGTTTAAAAGGTACTTCACCTTCATTGCCTTCCTTTCCAAATTCACTTAATGCTTTAATATGGTCATCTGTAATGACAAAGTCATCTTCTTGACGTAAAACAGATTCCAATAAAACACGAATAGAATAAGGTAATTTTGAAATTTTAGTTAAACCTTGTTCTTCTAACGTATTTAAATCATAATAAGTATATGATTGATCATTTAATTGAAAATGTTTCTTTGATTGTTCTTTAATATTAGAAGCCATTTAATATCCCCCTTGATATTTCTATATATTTATATGCCATTAATTAAATTGTATTATTATATGTTTATCAAGACAACTATGTAATATCAGAAAACATCTCATTTTCATTTTATATTTTTAATCAGATTAGATAAGTAAAAGTTATCATTTAACATTAGTGCAATAAGTAAATATTATTAATTGAGAATGGTTATCATTCACATTTAGAGATATTTCATTTTTAAAATAAAAACCAATAAGCATGTATGAATAAGACATACTTATTGGTTTTATTTAAAAAGCTTTATTTTTCTTTATTTCGTCTAACTTCTCTTTTTTCTAAAATATCCGATTCATAATCCTGTTGTTGATATTTCACATACTCTTGTAAACGATGTTTATTAGGTGTCAGCGTTAAGCTAAGGAATTTACGCTCTTGGTTGGCATCTTTATAGAAACTAATCATCATCATTATAACTACGAAAGAGAATGGGAAGGCACTTATAATTGCCGCACTTTGAATAGCATTTAAGGCTTCAGAACCATCGCCGCTGCCAGCTAATAATAGAACAAATGCAATAAGTGCTTGAGCAATTCCCCATGTAACCTTGATTATGCTGCTTGGATTTAATGAACCAAATGTTGTTTGCATACCTAAAACGAAAGTAGCTGAGTCAGCTGAAGTAACGAAGAAAGATGCAATTAATAATAACGCAATAATCGATAATACAATTCCTAAAGGTACGTGATTGAATACACCAAATAATTGTG
Proteins encoded in this region:
- the parE gene encoding DNA topoisomerase IV subunit B, producing the protein MNKQNNYSDDSIQVLEGLEAVRKRPGMYIGSTDKRGLHHLVYEVVDNSVDEVLNGYGDEITVTINQDDSISVEDNGRGMPTGIHASGKPTVEVIFTVLHAGGKFGQGGYKTSGGLHGVGASVVNALSEWLEVEIHRDWNIYTQSFKNGGMPATGLNKKGKTKKTGTKVTFKPDLETFKTTTSFNFDVLSERLQESAFLLKNLKITLTDLRSGKEREEVYHYEEGIKEFVSYVNEGKEVLHDVTTFSGLSNRIEVDVAFQYNDQYSESILSFVNNVRTKDGGTHEVGFKTAMTRVFNDYARRINELKEKDKNLDGNDIREGLTAIISVRIPEELLQFEGQTKSKLGTSEARSAVDSVVSEKLPYYLEEKGRLSKSLVKKAIKAQQAREVARKAREDARSGKKNKRKDTLLSGKLTPAQSKNTDKNELYLVEGDSAGGSAKLGRDRKFQAILPLRGKVINTEKARLEDIFKNEEINTIIHTIGAGVGNDFKIEDSNYNRVIIMTDADTDGAHIQVLLLTFFFKYMKPLVQAGRVFIALPPLYKLEKGKGKYKKVEYAWTDDELDKLQKELGKGFTLQRYKGLGEMNPEQLWETTMNPETRTLIRVQVEDEVRSSKRVTTLMGDKVAPRREWIESHVEFGMQEAQSILDNKEVQVLENEEYIEEEMN
- the plsY gene encoding glycerol-3-phosphate 1-O-acyltransferase PlsY, encoding MMIVVMLILSYLIGAFPSGLVIGKLFLKKDIRQYGSGNTGATNSFRVLGRPAGFVVTFLDIFKGFITVFFPLWFPVHADGVVSTFFTHGLIVGLFAILGHVYPIYLKFKGGKAVATSAGVVLGVNPILLLILAIIFFSVLKIFKYVSLSSIVAAISCVIGSIIIHDYILLAVCGIVSIILIIRHKSNIVRIFKGEEPKIKWM
- the acnA gene encoding aconitate hydratase AcnA — its product is MASNIKEQSKKHFQLNDQSYTYYDLNTLEEQGLTKISKLPYSIRVLLESVLRQEDDFVITDDHIKALSEFGKEGNEGEVPFKPSRVILQDFTGVPAVVDLASLRKAMNDVGGDINKINPEVPVDLVIDHSVQVDSYANPEALERNMKLEFERNYERYQFLNWATKAFDNYNAVPPATGIVHQINLEYLANVVHVRDVDGEQTAFPDTLVGTDSHTTMINGIGVLGWGVGGIEAEAGMLGQPSYFPIPEVIGVRLTNALPQGSAATDLALRVTEELRKKGVVGKFVEFFGPGVQHLPLADRATIANMAPEYGATCGFFPVDEESLKYMKLTGRKDEHIELVKEYLQQNHMFFDVEKEDPEYTDVIDLDLSTVEASLSGPKRPQDLIFLSDMKKEFEKSVTAPAGNQGHGLDKSEFDKKAEINFNNNSTVTMKTGDIAIAAITSCTNTSNPYVMLGAGLVAKKAVEKGLKVPEFVKTSLAPGSKVVTGYLRDSGLQEYLDDLGFNLVGYGCTTCIGNSGPLLPEIEKAVADEDLLVTSVLSGNRNFEGRIHPLVKANYLASPQLVVAYALSGTVDIDLQNEPIGQGKNGEDVYLQDIWPSIQEVSDTVDKVVTPELFLEEYKNVYNNNEMWNEIDVTDEPLYDFDPNSTYIQNPTFFQGLSKEPATIEPLKDLRVMGKFGDSVTTDHISPAGAIGKDTPAGKYLLNHDVPIRNFNSYGSRRGNHEVMVRGTFANIRIRNQLAPGTEGGFTTYWPTEESIPIYDAAMKYKEDSTRLAILAGNDYGMGSSRDWAAKGTNLLGVKTVIAQSYERIHRSNLVMMGVLPLQFQQCESADSLGLDGREEISVYISEDVQPHDLVTVEAKKENGEVINFKAIVRFDSFVELDYYRYGGILQMVLRNKLAQ